A window of Gallus gallus isolate bGalGal1 chromosome 3, bGalGal1.mat.broiler.GRCg7b, whole genome shotgun sequence genomic DNA:
ttagAGGAACCATACAAGAACagatgttctctttttttcctggagtaTGTCAAAGTGAAGATTTtgatttattaacattttttaagaCTGTCCATATTCTTGTTGAAAAGGAACCCCTGCTCATTAACAACATGCAAAACAGAGTTTTGCTCTATTTCGgaatttctatttctgaagaaaaaatacaaagttaAGTCTTCACATGAGCTTTTGGCATGAATGTCAATATCCCATGTCTTCCAACACCACTACATTAAAAGTGACATGACCCAAAATATAACATCAAAGgtgtacaaagaaaaaaaataagttgacCTTCTAATACCATGATCTGTTCCCTGTTATAAGCTTCTTTTAAGATTCACATCTGACACAGCACATATAAAGATCCTGCCTAattaggaaagggaaaaaattacaattaatattaaaaatgctaGTTTTGCTGTATGACTACTTGCCTGTCACCCCATTAAAGATCTCCAAATTGTGGGAATGGTGTCTTTCAAGACAATAAATTACACAATACGTTCCTAGGTTGAAAAGGTTGACTGTATTTAAGTAAATATCCTAAAAATTTTCTAAATATTCCACTTAGACTATTTTAACTCATGTTCTTAATATGACTTACAGCACTCTCAGCCGAGCTCTACCATCAGCTAGTGGGAACTAACAAAGGTTTATGTTAGAGCCTTTATCCCATAGACTCTCAGTGCATAGACCTTCCATGCATACCACCTGAAGTGCCAGCTATATATCGTTTGTGGCAGATATTAGAAGTCAGGCCTAGAATAACTACTGAGATGTGGAAGTTCAAATAAAGTAGTACACAAATGTAATTTCTGGCATTGTAATGATCTACACAAGGTATCTGTACAATGTCAGAAGTGTTGAAGATACTCTCAGAAGTTATTAAATCTGTTATACCATTTAAATTCTCTCTACATATGAGTAAGTGAGATCACGTCTCTCCCATACCAGAGACATTTCACTTATCTTTAATCATCTATAATTACTGTGTCTAATCAAATTTGGTCACGCACACTGCCTTTGTAGTCAAAAGACAGATGAGCAGctctcattcattttaaaataagaaatggaaCTGGGGATGGACAGTTAACCACAAGCTTTAGCTGTCATCAAGAACTACACAGTGTATCTGGAGAGGCAAGACTTGAAGGACAGACTTCTGTTAGACTCCATGGATGTTATTACAAAAATTTCCTAACATACAGTGCAGAAAGAATGGCTTTTCATGTAGACAAATTATAGACATCAttaataaaagaggaaaatgaagatgtacttaccaagaaaaacagaggacTCACAGTAGTAGTAGCcattgggttgcttttttttcaacatagagCAAAGATCGAAGCGATGCAGGATTTCATCTCCAAAATAATGGCTTTTATAATCTTCATAAAGGCTTGAGTCaatttttttcacctttaaaTATCAATATATGCTTCAATTACAGGTTCTGCTAGAAGACTGAATTTTCACATTTAATGCctatagttttcattttaaccAGAGATACTGTTAGAATGGAAATTTGCTTCAAAACGAAAGAAGAGTACTGAAACAATGCTGTGCCAAATATTCTGTTTCAGCTAAGCAGTCATCTACTACAGAACTTAAACAAAGGATTAAAAATGTCATTACACCTCCTTTCTACTCATTCCTCTTCAGCCATGTAGCATACACAATACTGCAAGTGCTTTAATTTCAAATGGTTTGCACGAGTCTTCGCGGAACTGTAAATTATTCTCCATATCAGCACCAGGCAGGTTATTACAGAGAAAAATTTCAAATGTTTGTCAAGggcagttttttgttttcaaagtcatcaaagagaaaaatatgtacttttttgtttgtttgtttgtttgtttctaacaGACCTGGCGTTGTAGGGACACAGGCTCTGTGATGGATGCACTTGCTGCTATCCTCCCTGCAGGTGCCACTGGTAAGGAAGCCGAGTACATAGCCCCCAGACACAGGCAGAAGTGCAGAGGACATAGACACGTCTGGTCACTGAGAGTGCCCAGGCAAGATGCTGGTGAAACAGTACCCACAGATAGGGCAGACTGCAGACAGACCCCCACACACCTCAGCATCTGGCACTGAGACCCCACTGGCTCCAGCCACTGACACAGCCCTGGGGAACTCATACGCTGCCCTAACTCCAAATTCACACACACCAGTCCCCCCAGTAGCTGGCCCTCATCtttgcagcacacacacagaggacGGGAAGTGATATTATGCAGACAGCTGGTTAAGAGAGGATTTAATAAAACAGGACAGCTTCCAATGGTCAAGCAAGTGCTGTTCTACATAAATCTTTACACTCTTTTTGTCCCTCATTTGTTTCTCCAATATCCCCTTTGCCTGCACGTTCCTCCATCAGTTTTGCAGTCCCACCAACCCTCTTAACATCCTGGACCCTCAGGGTTTACACAACCAACAGTTGCAATGTCCTGTTTTGCCTGTACTTTCCTAGCAGCCCACCAATTAGTGTCATTGGCAAGTTTTGCTTCTTGGTTTCACTTGTGTTACCTTTGCCGGACAGCTTCGTGTCTCCACACATTTTGTTTATAGCTTCCCTCTTCCCCTTATCACCCCATTTGACAAGGCCTTCTACTAGACAATCTGATGGAAATAAGCATTCCCACACTCCACACACTCATAGCAATCATTGTGACTGACTAGGTTTGGCTCTTGTTGCTGTCTCCTTAATCACGTTAGTCAGGCTTGTGTCTCTATATGCCACCATTTTTGGCTTCCTCCTTTTCTTATTATCCCCTTCCACACTGCAGAGGTCCTCCACCAGATGCCCTAAAGCAGATAGATGCTCTCTCCTTTCACATGCCTTTATTCTGTATCCATTTGTCTGAGCAGTGCACGTACTCATTTCTTGTGATCCCTTCACAGTTACTCACATGGAATATATGCTCATTGGAGGCATTTCTACTGAGTTTTTACTGCAATAAAGATTCACTTCCGAAGAACCTTGTTTCTCAAAGTACCTGCACATTTGGTTCTATCATCTTAAGTCTTGTTCAACAAGATCAGAAATGCCTTTCCAGTTCCCTAATCTCTGAAACGATGACATCTAGTGGTGGATGTTTTCTATTTAGTGTACACAATCTCCTTGAAAGTATAAGTGTATTCCAAACTCActtgttatttaaaatataatattctGTAGCTAAACTAGTTCTTAGGTACTAAGGTTATTTTGAAACTAAATCATCAGTCAGTGCTCTCTAGCTGGCAGTTCTTTGAAATACGCTTGGTCTTCCATCAGTAATTTAAAGAAAGACCTTTTCAGCCAGAAGAATGCTTGTCAAAATGTCAAGCCTCAAGTACTCGGTGAAGAAAATGAGGGAGGCATCAAGGGAAGAGATCAAGATCATCATGCTCCAACACGAAACAGCATTCACAAGGGGCTGGGATGGTACTTGTCAAAAACAGATTGGTCATGAGTGAATCAAATGCTAGATGGTCAGGAATCCAGCTTTGCTGTTGACACATTACTGGAAGATATTTGGAAAACTGAATGATATTTGTAGTCAGTTGGCGCAATTGATGGCGCCCTGCCTGCaatggctgcagtgaggtgctgATGGCAGAAGGATGAAACAATGCAGAAGCATGGAAAGGTCATGGCTCATTATATGAACGTGTCTGGAGCAGTGGAGAAGAAGAGCTGTTCCCACATAGGAAAGCAACAGACACTTGATTACGAAGATGTGCTATACTTGGGTGCTGGGTGGTGAGGAAGAAGACATCCCGACCCTGAGGCAGTGCCACAGGGAGCGGAGGCCTGTGGCAGGTGGTGGGATGCACCCTCACGTAGGGCCTGCAGGGCCCGCCGCCGGATGAAGGCCGGGCTGGCATCGCGGCGGCCAGCGGAGGCGCTGCGGGCTGGGTGGAGCGGTTCGGCCCCGCTGCAGGGCGTCCCTGACAGGCCGGGAGCCAAGCTCCTGCCCgatgaagggagggaggaagggggtCGAGATGGAAGTCGCGGCCTTCACACGGCCGCAGTGAGTTTTCCACCTGTGCGCGAGGAGAATGAGTGGAGGGTAaggagaggagctggaggcagagTTTTGGCTGTTACTGTGCCCTCTGTAGGGGAGACTCGCTGATCCCTGCAGCAAAGGTCCATCTGCTTGCATAAATTGGCACTGTGTGAAGAAGGAGGTGCATAAATACCCAGGTAGGCCCAGCTGACCAGTCCACGTGGCTGTGTCTTTGCAAGGCACTGTGGTCAGTGTCGGTGGGCCTTCCGTACCTCTGTGGGTGGACGGTTTTGTATGAATGTGTATTTATGGGCATTTTGCTTACATATGGTAAAGCTGCACAGCTCACTTCACTGAAATGCTGGGTGCAGATCAGAGTTGCTGAGGTTGGGAAGACCTCTGGCTATCACCCATCTGCCCCGTGGCTCAAAGCAGAAGCCTGCAGTGGGTTGCACTGGACCACATCATCAGGGTTTGAATatccccacagcctctctgaacTAATCCCAATCTACACAACCTAAAGACAGATAGTCTTTAAGTTATACCTGTTATATCTGAGCCTCTGAGCTTAGTACCTAAAGGTGATTTAGAGTTTCTCACACTATGGATTGTAGCAGAACGGTTCAGAGAGCATTGTGAAAGGTTTGAAGGGTGTGACAATACttcctaaaaaaataataattatgtgGAGAAAAACTATAAAATGATTCCAACACTGCTGGTAGTAGCTCAGTGACAGTCTCCTTAAAAGCAAGATGCATCTATAGTTACTGGTTGCATCTTTTCACCAGAACTGGTAACATCTGGCTTTAATTTCTGGTAGCATCTTAGTTTCTACAGGGCTGGAATAATGAGTATTAACTTCTTGTTGTCAATTAAAATTAGTTCTCGGGACATTTTGGATGAGTTGTGAATAAAAATTTTATTCTCCAATAGAATGAGTGCCACATCAGCCACGAGTTGCCCCTTGCCACCACCACTTGCGTCTGAACAAGAGGAGCAAGAGTGTTCTGAGACACATATGTCTGTCTTGTGGTATGCAGGGGAGTTTGCAGTTACTTACTATGATACAGAAGATTGCTCAGTTTACTTCATGCCTGACACACCTGATAGCGAAGGCCTTGAGCTACTGCAAAAAGTGACTGGGGAAGTTCATCCTAAATGCATAGTGACAAGTGCAAAACAGGACCAGAATATTGCCAATTTCCTGACCAGCCTAGCAGACAGTGATagcaataaaggaaaaatagaaattgtTCTGTTTCCTAACATAGATTTTGGCCTAGAAGTCAGCAAGCAACGAATCCTATCTAGACAATTTCCATTTATCCCATCCCATATGACTGCaacagaaaaaattctttatttgtCCTCAGTCATCCCTTTTGAGAGCCCACTCATGATCAGAGCCTTAGGGGGGCTTCTTAAGTACCTGGACAGGAGAAGGGTTGGAGTTGAACTGGAAGAAAGCAGTATTGCAGTTCCTGTTTTGGCCTTTAGAAAGTTTGTGCTGTCAGAAACTGTGAATATAGACCAAGACACTTACTGTGTCCTACAGATATTTAAAAGTGATATCCATCCTTCTGTGTATAAGCTTTCTAGTGGATTAAAAGAAGGATTCAGTTTATATGGGATTTTAAATCGCTGTAGGTGCAAATGGGGAGAAAAGCTTTTGAGGCTGTGGCTTACGCGGCCTACTCGGAACTTGACAGAGCTAAACAAACGGCTGGATGTTATCCACTTCTTCCTGTTGGCTCAGAACCATGAAACAGTCCTTACCCTTCAAGATTGCCTCAGGAATATAAAAAATGTGCCTCTTATTCTAAAAAGAATGACTCTATCCCATACAAAAGTTAGTGACTGGCAAGCACTCTATAAGACAGTGTGCAGTGCACTGTGCCTTAGAGACACATGTCGCTCTCTGCCCCATAGTATTGAACTCTTTCAGATTATTTCACGCGTCTTCACTGATGATCTGCAATACATTGCTAGTCTAATCAGCAAAGTGGTGGACTTTGAAGGCAGCCTCTCACAAAATCGCTTCACTGTTAGACCCAACGTGGATCCCACCATTGATGAAAAGAAGCGAAGGCTAATGGGTCTGTCAGACTTCCTTACAGAAGTGGCACAAAAAGAACTGGAAACATTGGACAACCATATTCCTTCCTGTTGTGTGATCTACATTCCTTTGATTGGGTTCCTTCTCTCCATTCCACGGCTACCAAGTATGGTGGATAAAAGCGACTTTGAAATTGAAGGCTTGGACTTCATGTTCTTGTCCGAGGATAAACTGCACTACAGAAGTGCTAGAACTAAGGAGCTAGACAGCCTGCTGGGTGACTTGCACTGTGAGATAAGAGACCAGGAAACACTTATTATGCACCAGCTGCAGACAAAGATCTTGGAGAGGTCTGAAGTGCTTAACAACGTGATTGAGTATACTGCACACCTAGATGTGCTGTTGGCTCTGGCAGTGATGGCCCGGGAGAACTCCTACTGCCGGCCACGCTTTACTCAGCGCCATGGCTTCCACATCAAGGACGGAAGACATCCACTGATGGAACTATGTGCAAAGACATTTGTGGCTAATCCAGTGAACAGTGGTGAGGCTACCAGACGAATAAAGATAATCACTGGGCCCAACTCATCTGGAAAGAGCATCTACTTAAAGCAAGTAGGTCTTATAATATTTATGGCTCTAATCGGCAGTTACgtgcctgcagcagaggcagagataGGAGCAATTGACGGGATTTACACAAGAATCCACACTAGGGAATCAGTTTCTGTAGGACTCTCCACATTCATGATTGATCTTAACCAGGTTGCCAAGGCAGTGAACAATGCTACAGAGAGGTCGTTGGTACTTATTGATGAGTTTGGCAAAGGGACCAACACACTAGATGGCCTGGCCcttctggctgctgtgctgaagtACTGGATCAATCAAGGAACCCAGTGTCCACAGGTCTTTGTCTCCACTAATTTTCACAGCTTAATGCAGCTGGAACTCTTGCCTGACACACCTCTTCTGGAATACCTGGCCATGGAGACCCACCAAGATGGAGATGAGTTGGTGTTTTTCTATCAGATCAAACAAGGAGTATCCACTGTTAGTCATGCTGCCAACATTGCTGCACTAGCTGGAATGCCTGCCAAAATTATTGAAAGAGGAGTGGAAGTATCAGAACTGATTCGCAATGGAAAAGCTATCAAACGTATTGATCATCCTTCAAAAGGAGACCAGATGGAAAAATGCAAGGCTGTTGTTGAAAAGTTTCTTAGCCTAGACCTTGATGATCCTAATGTGAACTTAGAGGAGTTCATGCATAAAGAGGTGTTGCCTTCTGCAGCCTCAATTCTATAGCATGGTTATATCTAAAAGCATATATTACAAGGTATCTGCTATGTTCGGTAGGGTGGTTTGGTAATTTCAACAACAATGACTATGACTAATGCCTCACACtacatttcacttttaaaaattgtCTATAGTGTATGTCATTTCTTATTCTTGTTTACAATCAGTATGGAAGTTACATATCTTTGTATGGTGCATGATATGAAAGCAGGAAGACTGGAAGAGGAGAATTCAAGAACCTCTTCCAGCTGTTGGATCATGCATTTTGAGCCCCTATTGTTAGATTCTCAGACTAAAAAAATACggtagaaaaatcaaaatagttCTGCTGGTCTCATGAGATTGtaaaaacaaagtgtttatTGTTTTGTGCACTGTTGAAGTAatcatttcagtcattttaGGATCATCATCAAAGGATCACAAATAAGCATGTGCCTTCGACTCTCAGATCAGCAAATAACATTGTTACAATACAAACCTCTAAAGTAGACACTGATTAATGGAAATACAGAGGGATTGAATGAGCTCTGTGACATTTAATAAAGCTGCATTTCTGGCCATAATGGCAGAGAGATTCCAAGAGTTGATATAAAAAGAATGGAAGTCAGAATCAGTGGGGTCTGACTACAGGGGAAAAATTTTGGTTTTATTGAGAATCACTCTCTTCTGTTAAGGTCCTGCAGAGTAAGAGTAAGTAAGAGTACATAATTATGCTCTGTGAgtataaaagcaaaattacaaGTCTGGGAAATGGTAAACCATACTAGGGATAtaagacagcatttttttcaagtactgaGTAAAATTTAAAAGATTAATACCAGAGCAAAGGGAGTCCATTTCACTTCTGTCAGTGCAAAGGATCTTCAATGAACACAGCATTTGATTCCAAATTCATTCCAAAGGGTACCCAAAGACACACTGCCTGCTTAATCTGGGGAAGTTTTCTATGGCACATTTGATTTCAGGATTGTCAAACTGAATGTGAAGAATGAGTTTCTCCACTTCTCAGAAGTTCAGAAGGTTTTTTAACCTGAGAAGCCGAGACAGCACTCAGACAGCTCTTTCCTTATCCACTTTATCTGAAATGTTATCCTTTACTAATTTCTATTTCCaaggttgtgttttttgttttcttttctgttttacatttatCATTTTGTCTATTCTTAGCTTAATGCTGGGACTTCAAAGTGGAAAGCTGTTTTCttgagatttttcttcattttgaattctCAAACTCTTTTAAGTTGTAAATACCTGTGACAGCTTTGGAAAGGTAAAATCTTCTCAGAAGATACATATCTCACAGAATGTAAATCAAAGGGAAATGCTGGTGGAATTTAGATGTCATTGCATGGAGAATGCTTTAAAGTACTGATTCAAATTTGAAAtctcacatttaaaaatatatattaatatatttttgaagCTGTAGCTGTGAACTAAAGTCAACTACTTTGTTCTGTTTACTCTTTTATATGCTTTCTCATGCCATCTTCATCCACTCtccatttcttgtttttcatgctATTATACGATCTGAAAATGCAATCAAACATTATGTTAAGATGTACTACAAAATAGATGGAATTTCTGCCCTTCCCATTGTTATTTATTGTTGTCAGGGAATGCACTTAAACTATCTTACTAAATATATGGAGCCAATTAAACTAAAAATGATAGAGAAGACTGATACTAATGCCAGACAGTGGATTGACTGATGAAAATTCCTGATAGTTTATggatttttaatatataatatcTTTCAAAACAGTGCATCTTTAGGATACTATGTGTATTATTCAGTATTATGGAGGACTAAGGAAGATGATTTGAAATGACACCGACCTGGTTCTGTCAGTAGCTGTGAATatcagaacacagaaaacatgTATGCTGGCCAATACTTCATGCAAGGTAGatgaatgtttaaaaaacaaacaaacaaaccagactGGCAAAAAAGCACCTTGATTATCTGACATGTTTTAACAAAACAGTTACATTGATGAACAGCTGATATTCTGCAAAAGCTGTggattttcagaatgttttaaaaagcagcCGTTAATACAAGCAAAAGCTTCAGCCTACACTTTTATGAGCTATAGCGCACCACCTACAACCTGCAGACAAGTCCTTATCTCGCTTCAGAGCAACTATGTATACATTATCTCCCTGAAGCTACTTAATGCATCTCAGAACTCATTCCATCTTCCAGCTCATTTCAGAATATCCCTTAATTAAGATTTTCACCTTTCgttttttatagttttttttctaatgattaAAGTACTTCAGAGCTTGCTAAATCAACTGACAATAATTATAATATGTACTTTAAtccttatttttagaaaatatttcttctgaaaatttctTTCTGGGTTGAAAGGttacataaaacattttattgcaATGCCAGCAAAGACATTTTATGGAGATATATCTTATGTTAATAATAAATTACTGTTAAGTTagtatgaaataaaaagctAGATGTGCTATTAT
This region includes:
- the LOC101748521 gene encoding mutS protein homolog 5, coding for MSGGMSATSATSCPLPPPLASEQEEQECSETHMSVLWYAGEFAVTYYDTEDCSVYFMPDTPDSEGLELLQKVTGEVHPKCIVTSAKQDQNIANFLTSLADSDSNKGKIEIVLFPNIDFGLEVSKQRILSRQFPFIPSHMTATEKILYLSSVIPFESPLMIRALGGLLKYLDRRRVGVELEESSIAVPVLAFRKFVLSETVNIDQDTYCVLQIFKSDIHPSVYKLSSGLKEGFSLYGILNRCRCKWGEKLLRLWLTRPTRNLTELNKRLDVIHFFLLAQNHETVLTLQDCLRNIKNVPLILKRMTLSHTKVSDWQALYKTVCSALCLRDTCRSLPHSIELFQIISRVFTDDLQYIASLISKVVDFEGSLSQNRFTVRPNVDPTIDEKKRRLMGLSDFLTEVAQKELETLDNHIPSCCVIYIPLIGFLLSIPRLPSMVDKSDFEIEGLDFMFLSEDKLHYRSARTKELDSLLGDLHCEIRDQETLIMHQLQTKILERSEVLNNVIEYTAHLDVLLALAVMARENSYCRPRFTQRHGFHIKDGRHPLMELCAKTFVANPVNSGEATRRIKIITGPNSSGKSIYLKQVGLIIFMALIGSYVPAAEAEIGAIDGIYTRIHTRESVSVGLSTFMIDLNQVAKAVNNATERSLVLIDEFGKGTNTLDGLALLAAVLKYWINQGTQCPQVFVSTNFHSLMQLELLPDTPLLEYLAMETHQDGDELVFFYQIKQGVSTVSHAANIAALAGMPAKIIERGVEVSELIRNGKAIKRIDHPSKGDQMEKCKAVVEKFLSLDLDDPNVNLEEFMHKEVLPSAASIL